A window of Chlorobium phaeobacteroides DSM 266 genomic DNA:
TCTATTTCAGTCTGTGCTTTTTTAAACTCTTTCATTCCTCGTCCGAGGCCCCTTGCAAGTTCAGGAAGTTTTTTCGCACCGAACAACAGCAGAATGATCAGCAAAATAAGTACAAGCTCCTGGCCGCCTAATCCAAACATCGTTATCCTCCGGGAGGTTTAAGATTGAAAAGTATATTCCTTGCTATTTATATAACTATTACAAGATGCCAAACCAAAAAATATCAGATGAAAATCCGTTTTACTTTTTGCTAATAGCGGCCAATTATGGTTTCTCCTGCGCAGGTTTTCTGGCCGGATTGAACCATAATCTTGACCGCAGCCGGCAGGATCATGTCGACACGCGAGCCGAATTTGATCATTCCGAACCGTTTTCCCGATAGCACACTCTCGTTTCTGTGTAAAGGGCAGACAATTCTTCGTGCCAGAAATCCGGCTACCTGGATGAAAAGAACCCTGAGGCTTCCATTGTCGATGCCGATCTCCATTTTTTCATTACTCTCCATACTCCTGTTATCGAATGCCATGAGGAATTTTCCCGGAACATAGCGCAGGTGTACAATGGTTCCGTCCAGAGGAATTCGATTGACGTGAACATTGAAGGGCGACATGAAAATACTGACCAGCGTTGAGTCATTACCGGTGAATGCGTGGTCAAGAGGCTGTATCAGGAGGATTTTTCCGTCAGCCGGAGCTACAATGACCTGCTGATCAAGGGGTATCCGGCGTTCAGGATCACGAAAAAAGTAAAGCGTGAAGATGATAACGGCGGCAGAACCTGTGGCTGTTAATGGCAGCAATGCAGGAAGAAAAATCGACACCAGCGCAGTCAGCAAACAGCATACCAGGGTGGTTTTCAGGAGTGTCGTGTAACCGTATGAAGTTGGCATACCTCTTTTTAGTGCTCATATCCAGCGCGTTTATTACCTTTGGACTAAA
This region includes:
- a CDS encoding Sec-independent protein translocase subunit TatA/TatB; protein product: MFGLGGQELVLILLIILLLFGAKKLPELARGLGRGMKEFKKAQTEIEEEFNKVVEEPPAKEKTTT
- a CDS encoding phosphatidylserine decarboxylase, translating into MPTSYGYTTLLKTTLVCCLLTALVSIFLPALLPLTATGSAAVIIFTLYFFRDPERRIPLDQQVIVAPADGKILLIQPLDHAFTGNDSTLVSIFMSPFNVHVNRIPLDGTIVHLRYVPGKFLMAFDNRSMESNEKMEIGIDNGSLRVLFIQVAGFLARRIVCPLHRNESVLSGKRFGMIKFGSRVDMILPAAVKIMVQSGQKTCAGETIIGRY